The genomic window AGTATAACCTACTAAAGAAACAACTTTTATTCTTGAACGTTTTCTTTGTTTTCTCTGTTGCTCCCTACTCTTTTCAACTTTTTTAAGATTATTTTTTAAATCTTGAATTCTCTTTCTTAAATATCTCTTATCTAATTCTAGTTTTTGTTCACCAGCACCCCTTGTACCTATGCCACCCGCAAGCCTACTTAGCTTTGTACCTTTACCAGTTAGACGAGGTAATTGATATTCTAAACTTGCTAATTCCACTTGAAGCTTACCCTCTCTAGATCTTGCTCTTTGACTAAAAATATCGAGTATCAACATAGTTCTATCAACTATATTCCTCTCGAGTAGTGTTTCAAGATTCCTTATTTGTATAGGACTAAGCTCATTATTAAAAATAACCGTATCGACTTCTTTTTCCTCACAATAATGAATAAGTTCCTCGATTTTACCTCTACCTATATAAGTAGAACGCTCTGGCTTAGTGCGGACTTGAGTTATAGTTCCAAGCACCTCGGCTCCCGCAGTATGACACAATTCCTGAAGCTCTAATAAAGAACTTTCAAAACTAATGGTATCATTTTGGGGAAGTTTTAATGCTACTAAAACAGCTTTTTCTTTACTTGATTTCTTCATTATTAATCTCCCTATTAATTTCCTTTATTTATAGCTCCTCATTTAGCTCATCTATTTGTAATGAAAGTTCTTCCCACTCATCATATTTTACATTATATTGCTCTTCAATTTCATGATAGTAGAATGTATAGGATTTAGCTTTTTCTTCATTGTTATAAGTATCTGGATCAGATAATACTTCTTCAATTTTTGTTTTTTCTTCTTCTATTTGAATAATTTCTTCCTCTATAAGATTTAGCTTTTCATTTAGCTTGCTAACTAATTTTTCTTTTTCCTTTTTTTCATTTCGTGGCTTTGCTACTTTTTTTTCTGCTTTTTCTTGTTTTTTTAATAGGGCTTCTTCGTTTCTAATGCGATTTATCTTTTCCTGATAATATGAATAATTACCTGGAAAGTACTCGATATTTCCATTTTCCATACTTAAAATTCCGTCAGCTATTTGATCTATAAAGCTACGGTCATGAGATACAAAAAGAATTGTACCTGGAAATTCTGTTAATAATTCTTCAACTAATTGACAGCTTTCTATATCTAAATGGTTGGTAGGCTCATCAAGAACTAAGAAATTAGCCCCTGATATAATTATTTTTAGTATAGCAATACGTGCCTTTTCACCACCACTTAGTTGATCAATAGTTTTAAATACATCATCACCACTAAATAACATTTTACCTAAGTAGCTTCGAGATTCTTGAATAGTTATATCAAAACTAGTTAAAAGCTCATCTAATAAAGTATTATATGGATTTATTGTTTCATACTCCTGTGCAAAATAAGCTAATTTAACTCTATTGCCTATCTTAATTACTCCATTTTCAGGATAAATTTCTTTAATTATAGTCTTTAAAAGTGTAGTTTTACCACAGCCATTCGGCCCTATCAAAGCAACTTTCTGACCTTTGGTAAGTTTAAAATTTATATCCTTAAAAATAATATTATCTTCAAAAGTTTTTTCTAACTCTATAACTTGTAAAACCTCATGAGCACTATTATTTGTGATATTTATTTGCCAATTACTCATTTGTTTTTTTCTATCAGCTTCTAATCTCTCCATACGTTGTAGCTGAAGCTCACGTCCCCTAGCCTGTTTTGATTTTATTCCCGCTCTGTATTTTCTTATAAATTCTTCAGTACGCTTTATTTTTTCCTGTTGTTTTTTATATGCTCTTGCAAATGTCAAATCTTCTTCTGCTTTGAGCTTTAAGTATTTGGTATAATTTCCAAAATAAGAATTTACTTTATTGGTATTAAGTTCTAATATTCTAGTACAAATATTATCTAAAAAGGTTCGATCATGTGAAACTATCAATAAAGTGCCTGAATAGTTATTTAAAAAATCTTCTAACCACATTATAGAGTTTATGTCTAAATGATTAGTTGGCTCGTCTAATAATAATAAATCTGGATTTAATGCAAGTAATCTTGCCAAGTTGATTCTAGTTTTTTGACCACCACTAAAATCTTTATAGGGTTTATTAAAATCTTCTTTGTTAAACCCTAATCCTATTAGTATTTTTCGTGCTGTAGATTCACAGGAGTATCCATCTGCACGTTCATACATTTCTGTAACTTTAGAATATTTATTTAGTAGTTTTTCTAGTTGATTTTCTTCGGCACAAGCAATTTGTTTCTCTAATTCGTGCATTGTTTGTCTATATTCAATTAATTCAGAATAACTTTCCATTACTATATCCCATGTAGTTGTATTATTGTTTTTCTCGGGCAACTGCTCAAGATAGCCATATTTTATCCCATTTCCGATTATTACATCACCAGAATCTGGGGGCATTTCTCCAGACAAACACTGCATTAGTGTAGACTTACCCACACCATTAGGTCCTACTAATCCAACACGCTCGTTTTGGTTTATAGAAAAATTAATTTCATTCAATATTTTAATGTCATTATACGATTTAGTTATTTTATTAGCTTGTATAACTATCATTTTTTCACCTACGATTATTTAAATAAAAATTTATTATATACAGTGACTAATTTACCATGGTAATTCAAATAATAAAAGATAAATCTTATATAATTATAGAAAGGATGTTAATTTTGAAAGCATGGGATAATTTTAGGCCTGGATTATGGATGCACGAAATAAATGTACGTGATTTTATACAAAAAAATTATACTCCCTACGATGGTGATGAAAGTTTTTTAGAATCACCCACTGAAACTACCAAAAATTTATGGGACAAATGTACAGAACTCCTTAAGGAAGAACGCCAAAAAAATGGAGTTTATGAAGTTGATGCTGAAATCCCTATTAATATTACTAGCCATCCACCTGGATACATTGATAAGAATTTAGAAATAATATTTGGATTGCAAACTGATAAGCCTCTAAAAAGAGCTATAAATGTATATGGAGGACTTCAACATGCAGAAAAAGCTTGTCAAGCTTATGGTTATGAGATTAACAAAGATATTAAGGAATTTTTTCAAAAACATAGACGCACCCACAATGATGGAGTATTTACTGCCTATACAGAAGAAATGAAATTAGCTAGAAAAGTAGGTATTATTACTGGGTTACCTGATTCTTATGGTAGAGGAAGAATAATAGGTGATTATAGAAGAGTAAGTCTTTATGGTGTAGATTTTCTTATTGAGGCAAAAAAACTAGACCTGTCATTATTAAGCAAAGAAATGAACGATTACAATATTCAGTTGCGTGAAGAAATTTTTGATCAATTACAATCCTTAAATGAGCTTAAAGAAATGGCCTTAAGCTATGGTTTTGATATTTCAAAACCAGCAAATAATACTCATGAAGCAATTCAATGGTTGTATTTTGGATTTCTAGCTGCGATTAAAGAGCAAAACGGAGCTGCTATGAGTATAGGAAGAATTTCTACTTTTCTAGACATTTACATTGAAAGAGACTTAAAACAAGGTCTTTTAACCGAAAAACTAGCTCAGGAAATAATTGATCAGTTTGTAATTAAATTAAGATTGGTAAGGCACCTACGCACACCAGAATATAGTACTCTTTTTGCTGGAGATCCCAACTGGGTTACTGAAGCTATTGGCGGAGCTGGTGTTGATGGAAGACATTTAGTAACTAAGAGTAGTTATAGAATACTCCACACTTTAGAAAACTTAGGCCCTGCCCCAGAACCCAATATGACAGTACTATGGGCAAAAAATTTGCCTCGTAACTTCATGAAATATTGTAGTAAATTATCTATTAATACATGTGCTATTCAGTACGAAAATGATGAAGTAATGAGACCATATTACGGTGATGATTACGCTATTTCCTGCTGTGTATCAGCTATGCGTTTGGGCACTCAAACACAGTATTTTGGAGCACGCTGTAACCTAGCAAAGCTTCTACTATATGCTATAAATGGTGGAATAGATGAAATAACTAACCAACAAGTAGGAGTTGAAATGCCCGTTTATGATGGAGAATATCTTGAATTTGAGGAAATAATGAGACGGTTAGAGATTCAAATGGATTGGTTAGCTGGATTATATGTAAATGCTATGAACGTAATCCATTATATGCATGACAAATACGCCTATGAAAGAATTGAAATGGCATTGCATAACACCGATATAGACCGATTTATCGCCTTTGGCATGGCAGGTTTATCAGTAGTTGCAGATTCCTTAAGTGCAATAAAATACGGTAAAGTGAAAGCAATTAAAGATGAAAGAGGATTAATTACTGACTTTGAAGTAGAACAAGATTATCCTAAGTTTGGAAATGATGATGATAGGGTAGATATGATTGCAGTTGATTTAGTTAAAAATTTCTTGCGCAAAACACAAAAATACCCTACTTATAAAAACGGAATTCACACACTATCAATCTTAACAATAACTTCTAATGTAATGTATGGTAAGCATACTGGTACTACTCCTGATGGTCGCAAAAAAGGTGAACCTCTTGCTCCAGGAGTAAACCCACTTCATGGGCGGGAAGAACATGGAGCTATCGCAGCGTGTAATTCGGTAGCAAAAATACCATTTGGTTTTGCTCGCGATGGTGTTTCTTTTACATTTTCAACCGTTCCTTCATCACTAGGTAAAACTCTTGACGAGCAGACAGATAATCTAATCGGCCTTATGCATGGTTATTTTATACAAGACGCTCACCATATAAATGTTAATGTAATAAATATAGATACCTTAAAAAAAGCTATGGAGCAACCAGAACAATATCCCGACCTAACTATCCGAGTATCAGGATATGCAGTTCACTTTACTAAACTTAGTCGTGAACAACAGGAAGAAATAATACAACGCACTTTTTATAAGAGGATGTAGTTATGACTGGGAAAATCCATTCAATAGATTCTTTTAGCACCTTAGATGGTCCTGGTATTAGAACCGTAATATTTATGCAAGGATGTAACCTAAGATGCAAATACTGCCATAACCCTGATTCTTGGGACCCAAAAGCTTCTTCAGCTAAAGAATATACAGTAGAAAGTCTAATGGAAATAATTTTTAAATCTAAACCATTTTTTGAAGCGTCAGGTGGAGGTATAACCTTTTCAGGGGGAGAGCCTTTATTGCAAGACGATTTTATTAAAGAAGTTTTTGCAGAGTGTAATAATAATAATATTCACACTGCTTTTGATAGTTCACTATACGTATCTAATAAAGCTGTACTAAATGTACTGGATAATACCGATACAGTTTTAGCTGATATCAAACATATTGATACAGAAAAAAGCAAATATTTAACTGGGGCAAAAAACAATTTAAATATAGAAAACTTAGAAATAATAAATAAAAGAAGTATTCCTATTTGGATTCGATACGTTGTAATACCAGGTCATACTGATGATATAGATGATATAAAAGTAATGTCGGAATTTTTAGCTAATCTAAATAGTGTTGAACGTATCGATTTATTACCCTATCACACATTGGGTAAACACAAATGGGAAGTTTTAGGATTAAGGTACGAACTTGAGGAAGTTGATCCACCGTCAAATGAAAATTTAAAACAAATCCAAATAATAATTAAAGAAATAACCAAAAAAAATGTAATCACACAGGAATAAAGTCGATGCTAGCTTAATAAGCATCGACTTTATTCACATTATCTTTCTAGCTTAATTCTTCTTTTATTAATTTCTCTATCTCCGTTTTCTTCGGTGCCTTCCCGGATACCTTGACTTTATCATTTATAACTAACGCAGGAGTTAACATAACTTTATAATCCATTATTTTATTAATATCTTTAACTTTTTCTACATCTGCAGCTACATCCATTTCCGCTAAACAATTAATAACATCCCTTTCAAGTTGATCACACTTTGCACAACCTGTACCCAAAACTTTAATTTTCATTTTTTAATTCCTCCTTATGATTTATTTTCATTCGTACTAACCTCTCATGTTCGCAGAGATACAAAAACTTAAACAAAAAACGTTCCGTAAATCCATCCTGTTATACTTGCCGAAATAACAACACAAATAAAATATGCACCAGTTTTTCTAAGTCCTAATATTTGATTAACAACTAGTAAGTTAGGGATACTAACTGCAGGTCCTGCTAGTAAAAGAGCAAGAGCCGGTCCAGGATGCATCCCTAAATCCATTAAACCTCTTACAATAGGCACTTCCGTCAAGGTAGAAAAATAAAATAGTGCTCCCACCAATGAAGCAGCTATATTAGCTGTAACGCTATTATTTCCAACATAATTGGCAATCCATTCTGGTGGAAGAACTGCTGTTACCATACCAACTATAAAAATACCAATCAATAGCATTGGTACAACAAGTTTTGCTAAACTCCATGTTTCACTCATCCATGAGCGAAATTCACCCGGCTCAAAATATCTTTTTACCATATATGCTACAACAGTTATTAAAATTATATCTAATGCAGCCTTAATCCAAAAATCTATATTACTAGTACTGATTATAAGAATAGCTACTAATGTTCCAAAAAATACAGCTAAAAAAGAAATCGGTTTTTCGCTTTTTTCATCTGGTATTTCAAAATCTACTTGTTCTCTAAACTGCTCTTCCTTACTAAACACAATTGCCATTATTAGTCCAATAACTATAGCAAATGCTACAGCACCTATTGCACGTGCTGCCCCCATATGCCAACCTATCGCTACCCCTGTTAAGGAAATTGCTAATATGTTTATAGCTGGTCCAGAATACAAAAAGGTTATTGCTGGCCCTAACCCTGCCCCCATCCTATATATACCACCAAAAAGTGGCAGGACAGTACATGAACAAACCGCTAATAAAATTCCAGATACTGAAGCTACAGAATAGGATACAATTTTTTTCGCTTTATGCCCAAAATATTTAATTATTGCACCTTTTGTAAGAACAACCGCCATAGCTCCAGCTATAAAAAATGCAGGAACTAAACATGATAATACATGATAAGAGAGGTAGTCAAAAAGCTCGTTAAAACCACCTTGAATCAAAGTATATAATACTTCCATAGCTTTCCCTCCCTTCACTACTCAATATGAGTTAATTGTATAATTATATTATTATATATGCAATAAATTTTTTAAACACCTCATAATTTTTTTATTTGTAATTTTATCAAAAATAGTTAATTGAATTATGTTCCATGGTTTTTGTACACATAAAAAGACTGCAGTTTACTACCTGCAGTCTTAGGTATTATCTAATACTATTGTTATAATTCCACTTTATTTTATTTTTACTCTTGTATTAGGGGATAAATCTATTCTAGTATCTGTTATAACTTCATCACCAAGATTTAATCCTTGTTTTATTTCAATATTGTAATTATCAGATAAACCAGTTTCAACATCGTTATATACAACTCTACCATCTTTTACAAATCTAACTTGTTTTTCTCCATCAGATAAACTCATAATAACCTCTCTAGGCACCTTTAAAACATCTTCTTTACTTTGTGTATAAATAGTTACAGTGGTTTCATAACCCGGTTTTAGGTTGCCAGTACCTTCTAAGGAAATGATGACAGGGACTCTGCGCTGCGCTACTCCTAATGCAGACATCTTTTCTTCCGCCCTTGGATATACTTTTGTTACTTTTCCCCATAAGCTTTCATCACCTAATACAGGGGCAGTTAGTTCTACTTTTTGCCCTAATTCTATTCCTCCTAATTCATCACTTAATATGTGGGACTTAATTTCCATTTGTTCATCAACTGCAACTGTTGATACTATTGCTCCTGGCATTAGTACCTGCTCCTTACTTATAGGAAGACTCATTATTGTTCCATCAATAGGACTTGTAATAGTTAAATCTAGTTCATTAGTTCCTAACTCTCTATATGATTGATTTAAAACATCAACTTGTTCATTGGCTGCACTGAGTTGCTCATTTGAGTTTGTAAGACTTTGGTTTATTGTATCTACAGCTAAAACGGCTTCATCATACTCCACCCTGCTTATGGCATTAGCTATATATAGTTCTTCCATTCTGTTTAAATGTTTTTCAGCTTCACTTAGCTCACTTTGCAGGTTATCAATAGTAGCCTTAATTTTGAGCTTAGCACTTCTTGCCTGTGCTAACTGGCTCTTTATATTACTTTTTTGTATAGTTATGTCGGAATTTGATAATAATGCTATTGTTTGACCTTCACTTACATCTTGACCAACTTCTACTAATATATCTGCAACTCTACCCCCACTTATAGTTTGGAGGTCGTAGTTAGTCACAGATTGTACTATACCTGTATCGGTAACTGTACGTTGAATATTACCTTCCTTAACAGCTATTGTCTCAATACTTACTGCTGAGGTACTTATAGCTATTACCACTACTAAAATAATAGCTATTATTCCTGCTCCCCATAAAAACTTCTTGTTTTTTAACATAACTACTACCTCCCCTAATCTCTATTCTTTAATACTTCGACCAAATCTAACCTTTTAATGCCTCTAACAGCCATTCTATGGGCAATTATCACAAATAAAATTGTTGCAAGCACTGACATTATATAAGTTAGAGGATATACAACAATTGGGAAACTATAAATGTCTGTATTCATTGACTGCATAAATGCA from Candidatus Syntrophocurvum alkaliphilum includes these protein-coding regions:
- the hflX gene encoding GTPase HflX; the protein is MKKSSKEKAVLVALKLPQNDTISFESSLLELQELCHTAGAEVLGTITQVRTKPERSTYIGRGKIEELIHYCEEKEVDTVIFNNELSPIQIRNLETLLERNIVDRTMLILDIFSQRARSREGKLQVELASLEYQLPRLTGKGTKLSRLAGGIGTRGAGEQKLELDKRYLRKRIQDLKNNLKKVEKSREQQRKQRKRSRIKVVSLVGYTNAGKSTLFNTLCVKSHPSGKNQVEADDKLFKTLDTTTRKISLAGQELLITDTVGFIQNLPHHLVAAFKSTLEEAVEADILLHVVDITDESYLDKIEVVKEVLVELGANMENVITVFNKADLINGENQDNQNTIYISALKGYGINELIDRIVTE
- a CDS encoding ATP-binding cassette domain-containing protein, with translation MIVIQANKITKSYNDIKILNEINFSINQNERVGLVGPNGVGKSTLMQCLSGEMPPDSGDVIIGNGIKYGYLEQLPEKNNNTTTWDIVMESYSELIEYRQTMHELEKQIACAEENQLEKLLNKYSKVTEMYERADGYSCESTARKILIGLGFNKEDFNKPYKDFSGGQKTRINLARLLALNPDLLLLDEPTNHLDINSIMWLEDFLNNYSGTLLIVSHDRTFLDNICTRILELNTNKVNSYFGNYTKYLKLKAEEDLTFARAYKKQQEKIKRTEEFIRKYRAGIKSKQARGRELQLQRMERLEADRKKQMSNWQINITNNSAHEVLQVIELEKTFEDNIIFKDINFKLTKGQKVALIGPNGCGKTTLLKTIIKEIYPENGVIKIGNRVKLAYFAQEYETINPYNTLLDELLTSFDITIQESRSYLGKMLFSGDDVFKTIDQLSGGEKARIAILKIIISGANFLVLDEPTNHLDIESCQLVEELLTEFPGTILFVSHDRSFIDQIADGILSMENGNIEYFPGNYSYYQEKINRIRNEEALLKKQEKAEKKVAKPRNEKKEKEKLVSKLNEKLNLIEEEIIQIEEEKTKIEEVLSDPDTYNNEEKAKSYTFYYHEIEEQYNVKYDEWEELSLQIDELNEEL
- the pflB gene encoding formate C-acetyltransferase produces the protein MLILKAWDNFRPGLWMHEINVRDFIQKNYTPYDGDESFLESPTETTKNLWDKCTELLKEERQKNGVYEVDAEIPINITSHPPGYIDKNLEIIFGLQTDKPLKRAINVYGGLQHAEKACQAYGYEINKDIKEFFQKHRRTHNDGVFTAYTEEMKLARKVGIITGLPDSYGRGRIIGDYRRVSLYGVDFLIEAKKLDLSLLSKEMNDYNIQLREEIFDQLQSLNELKEMALSYGFDISKPANNTHEAIQWLYFGFLAAIKEQNGAAMSIGRISTFLDIYIERDLKQGLLTEKLAQEIIDQFVIKLRLVRHLRTPEYSTLFAGDPNWVTEAIGGAGVDGRHLVTKSSYRILHTLENLGPAPEPNMTVLWAKNLPRNFMKYCSKLSINTCAIQYENDEVMRPYYGDDYAISCCVSAMRLGTQTQYFGARCNLAKLLLYAINGGIDEITNQQVGVEMPVYDGEYLEFEEIMRRLEIQMDWLAGLYVNAMNVIHYMHDKYAYERIEMALHNTDIDRFIAFGMAGLSVVADSLSAIKYGKVKAIKDERGLITDFEVEQDYPKFGNDDDRVDMIAVDLVKNFLRKTQKYPTYKNGIHTLSILTITSNVMYGKHTGTTPDGRKKGEPLAPGVNPLHGREEHGAIAACNSVAKIPFGFARDGVSFTFSTVPSSLGKTLDEQTDNLIGLMHGYFIQDAHHINVNVINIDTLKKAMEQPEQYPDLTIRVSGYAVHFTKLSREQQEEIIQRTFYKRM
- the pflA gene encoding pyruvate formate-lyase-activating protein codes for the protein MTGKIHSIDSFSTLDGPGIRTVIFMQGCNLRCKYCHNPDSWDPKASSAKEYTVESLMEIIFKSKPFFEASGGGITFSGGEPLLQDDFIKEVFAECNNNNIHTAFDSSLYVSNKAVLNVLDNTDTVLADIKHIDTEKSKYLTGAKNNLNIENLEIINKRSIPIWIRYVVIPGHTDDIDDIKVMSEFLANLNSVERIDLLPYHTLGKHKWEVLGLRYELEEVDPPSNENLKQIQIIIKEITKKNVITQE
- a CDS encoding thioredoxin family protein, which encodes MKIKVLGTGCAKCDQLERDVINCLAEMDVAADVEKVKDINKIMDYKVMLTPALVINDKVKVSGKAPKKTEIEKLIKEELS
- a CDS encoding permease — protein: MEVLYTLIQGGFNELFDYLSYHVLSCLVPAFFIAGAMAVVLTKGAIIKYFGHKAKKIVSYSVASVSGILLAVCSCTVLPLFGGIYRMGAGLGPAITFLYSGPAINILAISLTGVAIGWHMGAARAIGAVAFAIVIGLIMAIVFSKEEQFREQVDFEIPDEKSEKPISFLAVFFGTLVAILIISTSNIDFWIKAALDIILITVVAYMVKRYFEPGEFRSWMSETWSLAKLVVPMLLIGIFIVGMVTAVLPPEWIANYVGNNSVTANIAASLVGALFYFSTLTEVPIVRGLMDLGMHPGPALALLLAGPAVSIPNLLVVNQILGLRKTGAYFICVVISASITGWIYGTFFV
- a CDS encoding efflux RND transporter periplasmic adaptor subunit, with the translated sequence MLKNKKFLWGAGIIAIILVVVIAISTSAVSIETIAVKEGNIQRTVTDTGIVQSVTNYDLQTISGGRVADILVEVGQDVSEGQTIALLSNSDITIQKSNIKSQLAQARSAKLKIKATIDNLQSELSEAEKHLNRMEELYIANAISRVEYDEAVLAVDTINQSLTNSNEQLSAANEQVDVLNQSYRELGTNELDLTITSPIDGTIMSLPISKEQVLMPGAIVSTVAVDEQMEIKSHILSDELGGIELGQKVELTAPVLGDESLWGKVTKVYPRAEEKMSALGVAQRRVPVIISLEGTGNLKPGYETTVTIYTQSKEDVLKVPREVIMSLSDGEKQVRFVKDGRVVYNDVETGLSDNYNIEIKQGLNLGDEVITDTRIDLSPNTRVKIK